The Ipomoea triloba cultivar NCNSP0323 chromosome 13, ASM357664v1 genomic interval TTGCAGAAGAACGATCAATAGATCAGATGGAGAAAACTCAGAAACAAGCCCTGTTTAACGTTGCTAATCTCAAGCTCCCGTCGGTAAGCTTTCTCAGTTCTTGTGTTTTTTTGTGTGGGGATTATGAtgaattatgtatgtatatatgtatcttTTTTCAGACTTTCTTATTAGTTTTGTGTGTTGTTAGTTCCAGGTGGTGGTAGTAAATGCAAACCTGGGCTGTGCTCATTGCAGACGAAGAATTTCTCAAGTAGTTTTGAATATAACTGGTAATTAAGGATCTGATCTTAtcttttgttaattatattagtttgaGGGCTATTTAATTTGCTATATATCAGATGAAATGATTAAACTTACTTTGtgtttgtaatgaatttttaggATTACGGGAGTACACGATGGATGTTTTGAAGCGACAAGTGATTGTAAAAGGTGGcatcaaaaataattttcaaaatcgaAACAACACAAAATTGAAGGATGAAAGGTGTAGGGTTAAATTCTTTACGAGATTATTTTGCTTCTGATAGATCTTTAAATgtctaagattttaatatatcTGGTGATCAATCATTGTATGTACAAAACTTGTATTTGttagcgttttttttttttttttatataaactagtattttcacccatgcgttgcacggaatggatttgttataatatttaaagaatatttggatcaatatacaattttatatattataacatcgaatattatatagcgcaattgatgaaattgattggattgattatgttttctgatgttttcctttgaattagaacaaataattgtccaattacccgggcgtggataaaatttttttattatatattgagataataaaaataaagatgaaattataaaaaattctaatattgaacgtgtacatttatttgattataagattagtacaaaaatattactcaattaattgaataatatatgacttgtttgtctaaaattatcttaaaaagatctataagtaatatgacttatataattatattattactaaaataaatatgagaaaatgagaaataaattaattgtaattattataaaaataaattcaacgaccaatgcttaacttaattatcataataattattaggcaattattattagtcaattacactaatatatgtgtaattatacttttatactttaagtatattcattttccccatattgcgtttagttttatcttcctccttcatatttaaatgaattaattttgattattataaaaatctaacaacccatgttcaattaatttttttaaagtttaaataacttagagttttcaaaaggaaagtataattaattattaaagtttttaaataattttcagtcaattagtaatatcattttcttttcccgataaatgattttacttttattaatagtgttgatacgtgagtatacatattatcaatttatagatattagttaatttctattttatattttcttaacaaataagttttattaattatttgaccaataaaatatttcatta includes:
- the LOC116000842 gene encoding uncharacterized protein LOC116000842 yields the protein MKTTSRLMRIGVQGSCDREVPSYSLTWEVVSLSLNGCDIDSLCFIEERSIDQMEKTQKQALFNVANLKLPSFQVVVVNANLGCAHCRRRISQVVLNITGLREYTMDVLKRQVIVKGGIKNNFQNRNNTKLKDERCRVKFFTRLFCF